A DNA window from Paenibacillus sp. HWE-109 contains the following coding sequences:
- a CDS encoding YwmB family TATA-box binding protein — protein sequence MQKIWLISFLCLSIAGLIFGWVRQADAHGEQETLQLLNTVRPYMTSENQITFKYTGYYGACGGLDQKMLEVGKELSQKLGLPQTAVLRESNDHPIYTAAKEVVSGAEATLTVASPSGQAGCYTVLRLDASPQSEQSELIKWQDQADEQLKKLGIQGQWNVMVQGYAVEQASAGRMDSDALVNRMVRAFKGNIVERYEDQKTVSMSLASEEFQTSIQSGNNKVNLQIALHQESTSGLWRLTVGTPIITMEY from the coding sequence ATGCAGAAAATATGGTTGATTTCATTCCTATGCCTTTCAATTGCAGGTCTTATCTTTGGCTGGGTTCGTCAGGCCGATGCGCATGGTGAGCAAGAAACACTGCAGCTATTGAACACAGTCAGACCCTATATGACGAGCGAAAATCAAATTACTTTCAAATATACAGGCTATTACGGAGCATGCGGGGGATTAGACCAGAAGATGCTGGAAGTCGGCAAGGAGCTATCTCAGAAGCTGGGCCTTCCTCAGACAGCGGTATTGCGTGAATCGAACGACCATCCCATTTATACCGCTGCCAAGGAGGTTGTCTCCGGGGCTGAAGCCACTTTAACGGTCGCAAGTCCGTCAGGACAAGCAGGCTGCTATACCGTATTGCGACTAGATGCTTCGCCACAAAGCGAACAGTCTGAACTCATCAAGTGGCAGGATCAAGCGGACGAGCAATTGAAGAAGCTGGGCATCCAAGGCCAGTGGAATGTCATGGTGCAGGGGTATGCAGTTGAACAAGCTTCAGCTGGACGAATGGATTCCGATGCGTTGGTAAACCGTATGGTTCGGGCATTCAAAGGCAATATCGTGGAGCGCTATGAGGATCAGAAAACGGTGAGCATGTCCTTAGCGTCGGAGGAGTTCCAAACTTCCATTCAAAGCGGAAACAACAAGGTGAACCTGCAAATTGCTCTTCATCAAGAATCAACGTCGGGCTTATGGCGCTTAACCGTAGGCACTCCAATCATAACGATGGAATACTAG